The Hymenobacter oligotrophus genome has a window encoding:
- a CDS encoding dodecin family protein, producing MSTIKKVIEVLASSDKSFEDALQRALTEASTTVKGIKSIYIKDQSCKVQDNKIVEYRITAKITFEVMHRWQPNQHGSAAATETIDGGGVPDYSGVDINAEPQLPRPVVPGGSATAPESGGGYSG from the coding sequence ATGAGCACCATCAAAAAAGTTATCGAAGTGCTGGCGTCGTCCGACAAAAGCTTCGAGGATGCCCTGCAGCGCGCCCTTACCGAGGCCAGCACCACCGTAAAGGGCATCAAATCAATTTACATCAAAGACCAGAGCTGCAAAGTACAGGACAACAAGATCGTGGAGTACCGCATCACGGCCAAAATCACGTTCGAGGTGATGCACCGCTGGCAGCCCAACCAACACGGCTCGGCTGCCGCTACCGAAACCATCGACGGGGGCGGCGTGCCCGATTATTCCGGCGTCGACATTAACGCCGAACCGCAGCTGCCCCGCCCTGTGGTACCGGGCGGCAGCGCCACCGCCCCCGAAAGCGGCGGCGGTTACAGTGGCTAG